Proteins encoded within one genomic window of bacterium:
- the lpxI gene encoding UDP-2,3-diacylglucosamine diphosphatase LpxI (LpxI, functionally equivalent to LpxH, replaces it in LPS biosynthesis in a minority of bacteria.), producing the protein MVSHKKMGLITGRGNLPVILAQQIKKQDIELVIISLVKDEQNELQAIANKFYSFEIGQMQTIIETLIQEGIKEIFMIGKVDKEIIFDKSKLDNRAIGLLSKLKARDDNAIMKAIIDELANDGLLVLDQRQYLSDLLAQKGILTQMQPTQEQWLDIEYGLLMAKSIASLNIGQSVVVKDRVVLAVEAIEGTDETILRAGSFGQEGLVVAKTSKSDHDFRFDIPTVGISTIKTMIKAKATVLALESEKVLIVHKDAVIKEADKVKIVIAVL; encoded by the coding sequence TTGGTTTCTCATAAAAAGATGGGACTGATTACTGGCAGAGGTAATTTACCTGTGATTTTAGCTCAACAAATAAAAAAACAAGATATTGAACTTGTTATCATTAGCCTGGTTAAAGATGAACAAAATGAACTGCAGGCAATTGCCAATAAATTCTATTCCTTTGAAATTGGTCAGATGCAGACAATAATTGAGACATTAATTCAAGAAGGCATAAAAGAGATTTTTATGATTGGTAAGGTTGATAAAGAAATAATCTTTGATAAATCAAAGTTAGACAATAGAGCAATTGGTCTATTGTCTAAATTAAAAGCCAGAGATGATAACGCCATTATGAAAGCAATAATAGATGAACTTGCAAATGATGGTCTTTTGGTTTTGGACCAAAGGCAATATCTGTCAGATTTATTAGCTCAAAAAGGCATATTAACCCAGATGCAACCAACACAAGAGCAATGGCTCGATATTGAATATGGTCTTTTGATGGCGAAAAGTATTGCCTCTCTAAACATTGGTCAGTCAGTTGTTGTCAAAGATAGAGTGGTTTTAGCTGTAGAGGCAATAGAAGGCACGGATGAGACAATTTTAAGGGCTGGTAGTTTTGGTCAAGAGGGATTAGTTGTGGCTAAAACATCTAAATCTGACCATGATTTTCGATTTGATATTCCCACGGTTGGTATTTCAACGATTAAAACAATGATTAAAGCAAAAGCAACGGTTTTAGCCCTGGAGTCAGAAAAGGTATTAATTGTCCATAAAGATGCGGTGATAAAAGAGGCAGATAAGGTTAAAATTGTCATTGCGGTCTTATAA